A window of the Sardina pilchardus chromosome 21, fSarPil1.1, whole genome shotgun sequence genome harbors these coding sequences:
- the LOC134068947 gene encoding uncharacterized protein LOC134068947 isoform X1 — MRLQLLMICFFNGALGLQNDSSQAEFNPAVIFSHATELLEGDILQIKCMIPVTEETQGQLCIYLCKDGIGTRMERLTKSKSTQEFNVQQVAIKDSGNYSCVWSTKKHFVQNVTAEGHNTVFIQVREFGLGSIYLRNTVVFESASVDLICFGCNTKTVKSFHMYLCMNGAGVDMVVAHSDGIARFTLGQVKREDSGNYSCVYSIKKNPLGNVAVTNEKSVFIQVTEMDVHQWSVESRNVIRLLCSVGLVIAAVAFLIIHNFYSIKAMFCTTSTPATRPQTPKPDDTASCSIETRQLKERRESGQTQLSSTVSPQGEES, encoded by the exons ATGAGGCTCCAACTACTTATGATAT GCTTCTTCAACGGAGCCTTAGGACTTCAAAATGACTCTTCTCAAGCAG AATTCAACCCTGCGGTAATTTTTTCACACGCAACAGAACTTCTAGAAGGGGACATCTTGCAAATAAAGTGTATGATTCCAGTGACAGAAGAAACACAGGGTCAGTTATGCATATATCTCTGCAAGGATGGTATCGGGACCAGAATGGAAAGACTTACAAAGTCAAAGAGCACACAAGAGTTTAACGTTCAGCAGGTTGCGATAAAAGACTCTGGTAATTACAGCTGTGTGTGGTCAACAAAAAAGCACTTTGTGCAAAATGTGACAGCTGAAGGCCACAACACCGTCTTCATCCAAGTCAGAG AATTTGGTTTGGGCAGCATCTATCTAAGAAATACTGTCGTATTTGAGAGTGCCAGTGTGGATCTGATATGTTTCGGTTGCAACACCAAGACAGTCAAATCTTTCCACATGTACTTGTGCATGAATGGAGCTGGGGTCGACATGGTTGTGGCTCATTCCGATGGGATAGCGCGTTTTACACTTGGACAAGTCAAAAGAGAAGATTCTGGCAATTACAGCTGTGTGTACTCAATAAAGAAAAATCCTCTTGGCAACGTGGCTGTCACAAACGAAAAATCCGTATTCATCCAAGTCACAG AGATGGATGTCCACCAGTGGTCGGTGGAGTCGAGAAATGTCATCAGACTCCTGTGTTCAGTTGGATTGGTCATTGCAGCTGTGGCTTTCCTGATCATTCATAATTTCTACAGCATAAAAG cAATGTTCTGTACAACGAGTACTCCAGCAACGAGACCCCAGACTCCAAAACCAGATGACACCGCTAGCTGCTCTATAGAGACTCGGCagctgaaagagagaagagaatccgGACAAACGCAACTTTCTTCAACTGTTTCACCACAAGGGGAAGAGTCCTAA
- the LOC134068947 gene encoding uncharacterized protein LOC134068947 isoform X2 — translation MRLQLLMICFFNGALGLQNDSSQAEFNPAVIFSHATELLEGDILQIKCMIPVTEETQGQLCIYLCKDGIGTRMERLTKSKSTQEFNVQQVAIKDSGNYSCVWSTKKHFVQNVTAEGHNTVFIQVREFGLGSIYLRNTVVFESASVDLICFGCNTKTVKSFHMYLCMNGAGVDMVVAHSDGIARFTLGQVKREDSGNYSCVYSIKKNPLGNVAVTNEKSVFIQVTEMDVHQWSVESRNVIRLLCSVGLVIAAVAFLIIHNFYSIKATRPQTPKPDDTASCSIETRQLKERRESGQTQLSSTVSPQGEES, via the exons ATGAGGCTCCAACTACTTATGATAT GCTTCTTCAACGGAGCCTTAGGACTTCAAAATGACTCTTCTCAAGCAG AATTCAACCCTGCGGTAATTTTTTCACACGCAACAGAACTTCTAGAAGGGGACATCTTGCAAATAAAGTGTATGATTCCAGTGACAGAAGAAACACAGGGTCAGTTATGCATATATCTCTGCAAGGATGGTATCGGGACCAGAATGGAAAGACTTACAAAGTCAAAGAGCACACAAGAGTTTAACGTTCAGCAGGTTGCGATAAAAGACTCTGGTAATTACAGCTGTGTGTGGTCAACAAAAAAGCACTTTGTGCAAAATGTGACAGCTGAAGGCCACAACACCGTCTTCATCCAAGTCAGAG AATTTGGTTTGGGCAGCATCTATCTAAGAAATACTGTCGTATTTGAGAGTGCCAGTGTGGATCTGATATGTTTCGGTTGCAACACCAAGACAGTCAAATCTTTCCACATGTACTTGTGCATGAATGGAGCTGGGGTCGACATGGTTGTGGCTCATTCCGATGGGATAGCGCGTTTTACACTTGGACAAGTCAAAAGAGAAGATTCTGGCAATTACAGCTGTGTGTACTCAATAAAGAAAAATCCTCTTGGCAACGTGGCTGTCACAAACGAAAAATCCGTATTCATCCAAGTCACAG AGATGGATGTCCACCAGTGGTCGGTGGAGTCGAGAAATGTCATCAGACTCCTGTGTTCAGTTGGATTGGTCATTGCAGCTGTGGCTTTCCTGATCATTCATAATTTCTACAGCATAAAAG CAACGAGACCCCAGACTCCAAAACCAGATGACACCGCTAGCTGCTCTATAGAGACTCGGCagctgaaagagagaagagaatccgGACAAACGCAACTTTCTTCAACTGTTTCACCACAAGGGGAAGAGTCCTAA
- the LOC134069122 gene encoding uncharacterized protein LOC134069122, translating into MELQLLLTLPWIAGLFCQTELYTFKHVKVFASSTSPNEGENVTLKCAVCGGNSSANYHMYLCKNGVAVQMQKLTGDNDAIFALTTITSRESGNYSCVYANKKIPYSEVNSTGKYSIIIQVKSENKSLPGTLTTTLAPDGQKYEVIQLILILIAILLALLGMCYIAYRKIYKTILFTFPTVNTASADNTLDDNVLYYDHTGQPVQDIYDS; encoded by the exons aGCTTTACACTTTCAAGCATGTTAAAGTTTTTGCATCATCTACAAGCCCAAATGAGGGGGAAAATGTGACTCTGAAGTGTGCTGTATGTGGTGGAAATTCCTCTGCGAACTATCATATGTACCTTTGCAAGAATGGTGTTGCTGTTCAAATGCAGAAACTGACTGGTGATAATGACGCCATATTTGCTCTCACTACTATTACATCACGAGAATCAGGCAATTACAGCTGTGTTTATGCCAATAAGAAAATTCcatacagtgaggtgaattcAACAGGCAAATATTCCATAATCATCCAGGTTAAATCTGAGAACAAATCCCTGCCAGGTACACTTACTACTACGT TAGCTCCAGATGGCCAGAAATATGAAGTCATTCAGTTGATTCTAATCTTGATTGCGATTCTGTTGGCATTACTGGGGATGTGCTATATTGCCTATAGAAAAATATACAAAACAA TTTTGTTTACTTTCCCCACAGTCAACACAGCATCAGCAGATAACAC CCTTGATGATAATGTTCTATACTATGACCACACTGGACAGCCTGTTCAGGACATCTACGATAGTTAG
- the LOC134068947 gene encoding uncharacterized protein LOC134068947 isoform X3 has product MRLQLLMICFFNGALGLQNDSSQAEFNPAVIFSHATELLEGDILQIKCMIPVTEETQGQLCIYLCKDGIGTRMERLTKSKSTQEFNVQQVAIKDSGNYSCVWSTKKHFVQNVTAEGHNTVFIQVREFGLGSIYLRNTVVFESASVDLICFGCNTKTVKSFHMYLCMNGAGVDMVVAHSDGIARFTLGQVKREDSGNYSCVYSIKKNPLGNVAVTNEKSVFIQVTEMDVHQWSVESRNVIRLLCSVGLVIAAVAFLIIHNFYSIKVLQQRDPRLQNQMTPLAAL; this is encoded by the exons ATGAGGCTCCAACTACTTATGATAT GCTTCTTCAACGGAGCCTTAGGACTTCAAAATGACTCTTCTCAAGCAG AATTCAACCCTGCGGTAATTTTTTCACACGCAACAGAACTTCTAGAAGGGGACATCTTGCAAATAAAGTGTATGATTCCAGTGACAGAAGAAACACAGGGTCAGTTATGCATATATCTCTGCAAGGATGGTATCGGGACCAGAATGGAAAGACTTACAAAGTCAAAGAGCACACAAGAGTTTAACGTTCAGCAGGTTGCGATAAAAGACTCTGGTAATTACAGCTGTGTGTGGTCAACAAAAAAGCACTTTGTGCAAAATGTGACAGCTGAAGGCCACAACACCGTCTTCATCCAAGTCAGAG AATTTGGTTTGGGCAGCATCTATCTAAGAAATACTGTCGTATTTGAGAGTGCCAGTGTGGATCTGATATGTTTCGGTTGCAACACCAAGACAGTCAAATCTTTCCACATGTACTTGTGCATGAATGGAGCTGGGGTCGACATGGTTGTGGCTCATTCCGATGGGATAGCGCGTTTTACACTTGGACAAGTCAAAAGAGAAGATTCTGGCAATTACAGCTGTGTGTACTCAATAAAGAAAAATCCTCTTGGCAACGTGGCTGTCACAAACGAAAAATCCGTATTCATCCAAGTCACAG AGATGGATGTCCACCAGTGGTCGGTGGAGTCGAGAAATGTCATCAGACTCCTGTGTTCAGTTGGATTGGTCATTGCAGCTGTGGCTTTCCTGATCATTCATAATTTCTACAGCATAAAAG TACTCCAGCAACGAGACCCCAGACTCCAAAACCAGATGACACCGCTAGCTGCTCTATAG
- the LOC134069090 gene encoding uncharacterized protein LOC134069090, producing the protein MYLCQNGVIKRLEMLHKSEETTFTFPSVKKADSGNYSCVYSEVKYTPNTATAVGNNSIFIQVKDFMMAQIFVETLNVSEGENMDVICTISKARTQKTLYMYLCKNGTGVDMTVAQAEGTKFTLKQVGGEDSGNYSCVYSIKKHLPGNVTLTSSENSIIIQVTVSPDSKQEKSSQNTPSLTLKWIILVTIPVILLCVLGAVPCFYRSRLLSKRQIEETQVPGVIYSDPRLAQSNSEPEPSNSAAQQTDEVFSRPTDTKAKKTPKSHSSESEQTDEDFSRPTHTKAKKKRKSRSSESQQTDEVYCNLTHMSESEPTDEDFSRPRHTKAKKKRKTHSSESQQTDEVYCNLSHMGVTEETQQTDVVYSESTRSRSKRKPKSSSPAEMEYANVRYKEKKKRRELPPPEDSVLGEHVVTGGHA; encoded by the exons ATGTATCTCTGCCAGAATGGAGTCATAAAGAGACTGGAAATGCTTCATAAATCAGAAGAGACTACATTTACCTTTCCCAGTGTGAAGAAAGCAGACTCTGGGAATTACAGTTGTGTGTACTCAGAAGTTAAATATACACCTAATACAGCGACTGCTGTTGGGAACAACTCCATTTTCATCCAAGTCAAAG ACTTTATGATGGCTCAGATTTTCGTAGAAACCCTTAATGTATCTGAGGGTGAAAATATGGATGTGATATGTACTATTTCCAAGGCCAGAACCCAGAAAACATTGTACATGTACCTTTGCAAGAATGGGACTGGAGTCGACATGACAGTAGCTCAGGCTGAGGGAACCAAATTTACACTCAAGCAAGTTGGGGGAGAAGACTCAGGCAATTACAGCTGTGTGTACTCAATAAAGAAACATCTTCCTGGCAACGTGACTTTGACAAGCTCCGAAAACTCCATCATCATCCAAGTCACAG TCTCTCCAGACTCAAAGCAGGAGAAATCATCTCAAAACACCCCTTCTCTGACATTGAAATGGATTATATTGGTTACCATTCCTGTAATTTTGCTGTGCGTGCTTGGAGCCGTGCCCTGCTTCTACAGAAGCC GTTTGCTGTCAAAACG ACAAATAGAGGAAACTCAGGTACCAGGAGTAATCTACAGCGACCCAAGACTTGCGCAAA GTAACAGCGAGCCTGAACCAAGTAACAG TGCGGCCCAGCAGACGGATGAAGTCTTCAGCAGACCAACAGATACTAAAG CTAAAAAGACACCTAAATCTCATAGCAG TGAGAGTGAGCAGACAGATGAAGACTTCAGTAGACCAACACATACTAAAG CTAAAAAGAAACGTAAATCTCGTAGCAG TGAGAGTCAGCAAACAGATGAAGTCTACTGCAATCTAACACACATGAG TGAGAGTGAGCCGACAGATGAAGACTTCAGTAGACCAAGGCATACTAAAG CTAAAAAGAAACGTAAAACTCATAGCAG TGAGAGTCAGCAAACAGATGAAGTCTACTGCAATCTATCACACATGGG TGTGACTGAAGAAACTCAACAGACAGATGTAGTCTACAGTGAATCAACGCGTTCCCGAT CTAAAAGGAAGCCGAAATCTagcag tccagcagagatggaaTATGCCAATGTTCGATATAAAG AAAAGAAGAAACGACGTGAACTCCCTCCACCTGAGGATTCTGTCCTTGGTGAACATGTTGTGACAGGAGGTCATGCCTAA